CGAGCTGTGCTGGAAGGACCTCTGCCGCGGCCCGCACCTGCCCACCACCCGCGCCATCCCGGCGTTCAAGCTGATGCGCTCGGCTGCCGCCTACTGGCGCGGCAGCGAGAAGAACCCGCAGCTCCAGCGGATCTACGGCACCGCGTGGCCGTCCAAGGACGAGCTGAAGGCCCACCTGGACTTCCTCGCGGAGGCCGAGCGCCGCGACCACCGCAAGCTCGGCAACGAGTTGGATCTCTTCTCCTTCCCGGAGGAGCTCGGCCCCGGCCTCGCCGTCTTCCACCCCAAGGGCGGCATCGTCCGCCGCGAGATGGAGACCTACTCGCGCCGGCGGCACGAGGACGCGGACTACCAGTTCGTGAACACCCCGCACATCTCCAAGGAGCGGCTCTTCGAGATCTCGGGCCACCTCCCGAGCTACGCGGAGGCCATGTTCCCCCCGCTCCAGTTCGACGAGCAGAACTACCGCCTCAAGGCGATGAACTGCCCGATGCACAACCTGGTCTACAAGGCCCGCGGCCGCTCCTACCGCGAACTCCCGCTGCGCCTCTTCGAGTTCGGCACCGTCTACCGCTACGAGAAGTCGGGCGTGGTGCACGGCCTGACCCGCTCCCGCGGCTTCACCCAGGACGACTCGCACATCTACTGCACCAAGGAGCAGATGCCGCAGGAGCTCGACTCGCTCCTCACCTTCGTCCTCGACCTGCTGCGCGACTACGGCCTGCACGACTTCGAGCTGGAGCTGTCCACCCGCGACCCCGAGTCCGACAAGTTCATCGGCGAGGACGCGGAGTGGGAGGAGGCCACCGAGACCCTGCGCCAGGCCGCCGAGAAGCAGGGCCTTCCGCTGGTCCCCGACCCGGGCGGCGCCGCCTACTACGGCCCGAAGATCTCCGTGCAGGCCCGTGACGCGATCGGCCGCTCCTGGCAGATGTCGACCATCCAGGTCGACTTCCAGCAGCCCAAGCGGTTCGGCCTGGAGTACACCGCCGCGGACGGCTCCAAGCAGCAGCCGGTGATGATCCACCGGGCGCTCTTCGGCTCCATCGAGCGGTTCTTCGCCGTGCTCCTCGAGCACTACGCGGGCGCCTTCCCGGCGTGGCTCGCGCCGGTGCAGGCCGTCGGGATCCCGGTGGGGGACAGCCACGTGCCGTACCTGGAGGAGTTCGCCAGGAAGGCCAGGGACCGGGGCCTTCGGGTGGACGTCGACAGCTCCGCGGACCGGATGCAGAAGAAGATCAGGAACGCCCAGAAGGGGAAGATCCCGTTCATGGTGATCGTCGGCGACGACGACATGAACGCCGGCACCGTCTCCTTCCGCTACCGCGACGGATCCCAGGAGAACGGCATCCCCGTCGACGAGGCCCTGGCGAAGATCGCCAAGGTCGTCGAGGAGCGCGCCCAGGTCTGACGGGCGCCCGCGGACAAGGCCGAAAGGCCCCCGGAACGGCTCGGGGGCCTTTTGCCCTGCATGCCCCGTGAAGCCATATGCTGCACTCCATGACGAGTGAGCCGGAGCAGCAGATCGGGGTGGGAACGCCGGACGCGTTCCAGCGCCTGTGGACGCCCCATCGGATGGCCTACATCCAGGGTGAGAACAAGCCGACCGGCCCCGAGGCGGGCGACGGGTGTCCTTTCTGCTCCATCCCGGCCAAGTCGGACGAGGACGGTCTGATCATCAGGCGCGGCGAGCAGGTCTACGCCGTGCTGAACCTCTACCCGTACAACGGCGGGCACCTCATGGTCGTCCCCTTCCGGCACGTCGCCGACTACACGGACCTCACGGTCGAGGAGACGGCGGAGCTCGCCGAGCTCACCAAGCAGGCGATGACGGCCCTGCGGACCGCCTCCGGGGCGCACGGCTTCAACATCGGCATGAACCAGGGCGCCGTCGCCGGTGCGGGCATCGCCGCCCATCTGCACCAGCACGTGGTGCCCCGATGGGGCGGCGACACCAACTTCATGCCGGTCGTCGGGCACACCAAGGTGCTGCCGCAACTCCTCGCGGACACCCGGGCCATGCTCGCGGCGGCCTGGCCGTCCATCTAGGGTCCTCCGCCGGCGAGGGCTGCGCGGAGGGGAAGAGCACCTCGGCCCACCGCGGACCAGCCGGGGGACGGGACCGGCTCCGGGCCTACTGGGGTCCCCGGGGCACGGTCCACCCGCGGCAGCCCGGTGACCGGGCCGGATGCGGCCCGCCGTCCGAGCGGGCCGCGCTACGCGTCGTACACATCCGCCTTCTTGGGCGCCGGGTCCTGGATCTGGCCGCTGAGCGCGCCCGAACGGCTGCCGAACTTCTCGGTGTCGACGCCGTTCTCCTGAAGGACCTTGATCGCCGCCGCGTGCACCACCCGGAGCACCGGGGTGGCGGTGCGCAGCGCGTCGTCGGCCATGAAGCGGTGCCGCCACGGCTTGTCCGCCCAGGCGTGCCGCAGGCCGAAGGGCTCGGGCAGGGCCAGGCTTCCGCCCAGGAAGTCGAGCAGCGGCGGGTACCAGGTGAAGGGTGCCCGGACCGCCAGCCGCACCACCTCGTCCGGCTTGACGACGGGGAGGTTGACGCTCTTGGTCTCCCAGAACCTGATCGGCTTCGTGACCGTCTTCGTCTCGGGAGAGGGCTTCGACGTGAACAGCCCGTGCACCGGCCCCAGTGCGTGACCCGTGACCTCGATGCGCAGGGTCTCGTGGAGCACCGTGACGGTGATCAGCATGGTGATCACCAGCTGGCCGTCCCACAGGACGAACTGCACGCCCAGGTAGTGGCGGTCGCCGCTGCCGAACTGCTGCTCGTTGCAGATCCGCTGGATCTCGTGCTGCTTGATCTGGAAGGCCTCGACGTCGGTGCCCGTCGGCCGCGACACGCTGCCGGCGCCCTCGGCGATGGGCGTGACGATCCAGTGCTTCACCGACGGGGCCGGGAAGCCGCCCGTGTGGATGGGCTTGCGGTCCAGCAGGCGGAGCTGGTCGTGGATGGCCCGTATCACGTCCCAGCTGCGGAAGGGGTTGATCTCCGTGCCCGGTTCGCTGGGCACCAGCTCCTCCGCGAGCTGCCAGCTGCCCCACCGCGTGCCCATCCCGAGGATGCCCTTGGGGCCCGCGTAGAAGACGGAGTTCGACTGCTGCTCCGCGGAGAGCCTGGCCAGGCTCTGCCGGAGCTGCTCGGCGGCCGTCTGGTTGGGGTGGGTGGGCACCGCCTCCGGGATCTTGGGGCCGACGCCGGAGCCGGAGAGCAGGCCTCCCCAGCGGTCGCGCAGGTCCTGGGCCGTGCGCTCGCAGATCCGCCGGGCCCAGACCCAGCCGATCACCGGCGCCACGATGGCAGCCCGGCCGTACCAGGCCCAGAAGCCCGAGAGGGGCAGCTCGACCAGGAAGACCACGGCCAGGATGCCGAAGCCCAGCAGCAGTGCGGAGGAGAGCGTGGAGGCGCGGCTGTTCGTGGACTTGTTGATCATCCGGCGGAGCTGGAAGACCAGCAGCCAGGCGATCAGGCCCGGCAGGAAGATCACTCCGCAGAGCACCATCACGGCCGTCAGCCAGCTGTCGCGCTCGCGGCGTATGCGGCTCGCGGCGAGGCAGTGCTCGACGATCACCTGCGGCTCGGTACCGAAGGACTGGATGAGCGCCGCACGGCCGCCGCCCAGCATCCGCAACTGGATGGCGCGCGAGAACGCCTCACCCAGATTGGGCTTGAACATGGCGATCTTGCCGGGCTTCACCTTCGACTGGTGCCAGTCGCTGTTGGCGTCGAGGATCTTCTCCATGTCGCTGTCGCGGTACGCGGCCGACGCCAGAGCCTGCGTGGCCGCGGTCTGGCCCGGGGCACCCGAGAGCGGGACCTGTGCCCCAGGCCTGAAGTCGAATACGTCGTCCGCCACTACCGCCCCCATCGCCGCTTCGCCCGCGCTCATGCGGGCCCTTCCCGACTTCCCTGTCCCGCACACCTGTTGGTCGGGTCATCGACTTGATCAGGTCATCAGCGTATCGAGGACGGGAGATCTCTGCTCGGGCCTGTGGAAAACCTCCCCGGCCGCCCCGGGCACCGGGCAGGCCCTGCCCGCACATGCGTGAAGACCGCCCGAGCCCGGGGAAGCGGGGTGGCCGGGACGGCCGCCCTCCCACTCCCGCCGGACCTCGCGTCGCGCCTTGCGCCCGCACGGGCCCGCGTTGCCGTACCGGCTCGTTCCGTTCGTCGCGCATGTCCAGTCGGTGTCACGCCCTATGGGGCACGGGCCCTCCGCCGGCCCTGCGGCGGGCTCCGGGCACACCCTGTGTCACATCGGGTCACGTTGTGTCGTCGGTCCAACCAGTGTCTTTCCGCCCGGACACCGATTCATGCGAACGCTTCCGCCTGATCGCGGATCCGCTCGGCGATCCCCGACGGCATCGGCTCGTGCCGGGCGTAGGACCGGCCGAACTGCGCGGTGCCGTGCGAGACGGAGCGCAGGTCCACGGCGTACCTGCCGATCTCGATCTCGGGGACCTCGGCACGGATCAGCGTCCGCCCGCCCGGCGTCTGCTCGGTGCCGACCACGCGCCCGCGCCGGCCGGACAGATCGCTCATCACCGAGCCCACGTAGGAGTCGCCGACGAGCACCCGCACCTCCGCCACCGGCTCCAGCAGATGGATCCGGGCGCCCGCTGCGGCCTCGCGCAGGGCGAGCGCACCCGCCGTCTGGAACGCCGCGTCCGAGGAGTCCACCGAGTGCGACTTGCCGTCGAGCAGGGTGACCCGCACGTCGACCAGCGGATGGCCGGTCGCCACCCCCTTCGCCGCCTGAGCGCGCACGCCCTTCTCCACGGACGGGATGAACTGCCGCGGTACGGCGCCCCCGACGACCTTGTCGACGAACTCGATGCCGCTGCCCTCCGGCAGGGGCTCGACCTCGATCTCGCAGATGGCGAACTGCCCGTGGCCGCCGGACTGCTTCACGTGCCGTCCCCGGCCTGCTGCCTTGGCCGCGAAGGTCTCCCGCAGGGACACCTTGTGCGGCACCAGGTCGACCTGCACCCCGTAGCGCGAGCGCAGCCGCTCCAGGGCGACGTCCGCATGGGCCTCTCCCAGGCACCAGAGCACGAGCTGGTGGGTGTCCTGGTTCTGCTCCAGGCGCATCGTGGGGTCCTCGGCGACCAGCCGGGCCAGGCCCTGGGACAGCTTGTCGTCGTCGGCCTTGCTGTGCGCCTCGATGGCCAGCGGCAGCAGCGGGTCCGGCATGTCCCACGGCTCCATCAGCAGCGGGACGTCCCGTCCGGAGAGCGTGTCACCGGTCTCGGCGTGGGAGAGCTTCGAGATGCAGGCGAGATCCCCGGCCACGCACTGGGCCAGCGGCCGCTGCTGCTTGCCGAACGGCGACGACAGCGCGCCCAGGCGCTCGTCCGCCTCGTGCAGGTCGCGCTCGTCGGTGCCGTGGTCCGCCATGCCGTGTCCGGAGACGTGCACCATCTGGTCGGGGCGCAGCGTGCCGGAGAAGACCCGCACCAGGGAGACCCGCCCCACGTACGGGTCGGACGCGGTCTTCACCACCTCGGCGATCAGCGGCCCCTCGGGGTCACAGGACGGCGTGGGCCCTGATCCGCCCTGGGGCGTGGTCACCGCGGGCACCTCGTGCTCCAGGGGCGACGGGAAGCCGCCCGTGATCAGCTCCAGGACCTCCACGGTGCCGAGCCCCGTGCGGGAGCCGGCCGGCGGCGGGGCGGCGGCCAGGACCGGGTGGAACACCCCGCGCGCCACCGCCTTCTCCAGATCGGCCACCAGCGTCGGGACCGCTATCTCCGCACCGCCGAGATAGCGGTCCATGAGGGTCTCGTCCTCGCTCTCGGAGATGATCCCCTCGATGAGCCGGTTGCGCGCCTCGGTGATCAGCGGCAGCCGCTCCTCGTCGGGCTCGTGCTCCTCGCGCGTGCCGGACGCGTAGTCGTACAGGCGCTGCGACAGCAGGCCGGTCAGGCCGGTCACGGGCGCGTGCCCGTCCGGCCCCGGGGCGCCGTGCAGCGGCAGATACAGCGGAAGCACCGCGTCCGGGTCGTCCGCGCCGAACGCCTCGGCGCACACCCGCGTCATCTCCTCGAAGTCGGATCGCGCCGCCTCCAGGTGGGTGATCACGATGGCGCGCGGCATGCCCACGGCCGCGCACTCCTCCCACACGGCGCGCGGGGCGCCCATGATGCCCTCCGCGCCCTCCGCCGCCGAGACGACGAAAAGGGCCGCGTCCGCCGCTCGCAGACCGGCCCTGAGTTCCCCGACGAAGTCGGCGTATCCGGGTGTGTCCAGTAGATTGATCTTGTAATCGCCCCATTCGAGGGGGATCACGGAGAGCTGCACCGAACGCTGCTGGCGGTGCTCGATCTCGTCGTAGTCGGAAAGGGTGCCGCCGTCCTCGACGCGGCCCGCGCGGTTCACCGCGCCCGCCGTCAGCGCGAGGGCCTCCACCAGCGTCGTCTTGCCCGATCCGCTGTGGCCGACCATTACCACGTTCCGTACCGAGGCGGGGTGGCCGGCCGTCGCCGCCCTGCCGGCGGCCCCGGCTTGCGTGTTCGCCTTGTCGCCCATGCTGTGCCTCCCGGTCACGTACTCGGTGAGGTCCTGCCTGGCGCGGGGCGCGCATGCCGCGTGCGGTGGCGGCTCATGCGACGCCCGCGGTTGTCTTTCGAGCTTTCCACTCCCGTCATGGTGCGTCCATACGTCGTACGGGATCCCGCGGACCACGGGTGCCCGCGGGCCGGCCCCGCACGCGCCTGGCTACGATGGGCCATCCGGCGGCCGGCAGGGGCCGGCCGTCCCACGGACCCTCGGGAAAACCATGCTGAACAAGTACGCGCGTGCGTTCTTCACGCGTGTCCTCACCCCGTTCGCCGCCTTCCTCATCCGCCGCGGCGTCAGCCCGGACGCGGTCACGCTGATCGGCACGGCCGGGGTGGTGGCGGGCGCGCTGGCGTTCTTCCCGCGAGGCGAGTTCTTCTGGGGCACGGTCGTCATCACCCTGTTCGTGTTCTCGGACCTGGTGGACGGCAACATGGCGCGCCAGCTCGGCCGCTCCAGCCCCTGGGGGGCGTTCCTCGACTCCACCCTGGACCGCGTCGCCGACGGCGCGGTCTTCAGCGGTCTCGCGCTCTGGTACGCCGGCCGCGGCGACAACGACATCCTCTGCGCCGTCACGCTGTTCTGCCTGGTCAGCGGCCAGGTGGTGTCGTACACCAAGGCGCGCGGCGAGTCGATCGGCCTGCCGGTCGCGGTGAACGGCCTGGTCGAGCGGGCGGAGCGGCTGGTGATCACGCTGGTCCTCACCGGGCTCGCGGGCTTCCACAAGTTCGGCGTGCCGGGCATCCAGGTGCTGCTGCCGATCGCCCTGTGGGCGGTCGCCGTGGGCAGCCTGGTCACGCTCGTCCAGCGCGTCGTCACCGTCCGCAGGGAAGCCGCGGAGGCCGAAGCGGGCGCGCCGGCCCAGAGCAGCAGCGGGGCCGCCTCGTGACCGGCGCGGAGGACTCCTCACGCACCACCGAGGACCGTCCCGCCGCCAAGGGCCCCGGCCCCCACGGCGCCACGCCCGTGCGGGGCCCGGGCGGCCGCCGCCTCGCGGAACGGACCGGCGAGCGCCTGAGCGACGCGCTCTACGGACTCGGCTGGGGCACCGTGAAGAAGCTCCCCGAGCCCGTCGCCGTCCGCCTCGGGCAGACCATCGCGGACACCGTCTGGAAGCGGCGCGGCACGGGCGTGCTGCAGCTTGAGCGCAACCTCGCCCGGGTCGTGCCCGATGCCGGACCCGAGCGGCTCACCGCCCTCTCCAGGGCGGGTATGCGTTCCTATATGCGCTACTGGATGGAGTCCTTCCGGCTGCCCGTCTGGAGCGAGGAGCGGATCTCGGGCGGCTTCGCCCCCAAGGACGTGCACCACCTCATGGAGGCCCTCTCCGCGGGACGGGGCGTGATCATAGCGCTACCGCACCTCGGGAACTGGGACCTGGCGGGCGCCTGGGTCAACACCGCGCTGCGCATGCCGTTCACCACCGTCATGGAGCGGCTCAAACCGGAGAGCCTCTACGACCGGTTCGTCGCCTACCGGGTCGGCCTCGGCATGGAGGTGCTGCCGCACACCGGCGGCTCGGCGTTCGGCGTCCTGGCCAGGCGGCTGCGCGCCGGCGGCATGGTGTGCCTGGTCGCCGACCGCGACCTGTCGGCGTCCGGAACCGAGGTGACGTTCTTCGGGGAGCGCACCCGCATGCCGCCGGGCCCCGCGATACTGGCCCAGCAGACCGGCGCGGCGCTGCTGCCGGTCACCCTCTGGTTCGACCGCTCACCGGTGATGCAGGGCCGGGTGCATCCGCCCATCGAGGTGCCGGACTCAGGCAACCGCCGTGAAAAGGCGTCTGTGATGACACAGGCCCTCGCCGACGTGTTCGCCGGGGGCATCGCCGAACACCCCGAGGACTGGCACATGCTGCAACGACTCTGGCTCGCCGATCTCGATCCGGCGAAGCCGCCCGCCGAGGGCGCCCGGGAGACGACGTGAGGGTCGGCATCGTCTGCCCGTACTCCTGGGACGTGCCAGGCGGCGTCCAGTTCCACATCCGCGACCTGGCGGAGCACCTGATCGGCCGGGGCCACGAGGTGTCCGTGCTCGCCCCGGCGGACGACGACACCCCGCTGCCGCCCTACGTGGTCTCCGCGGGCCGGGCCGTCCCCGTGCCCTACAACGGATCGGTCGCCCGGCTCAACTTCGGCATCCTGTCGGCGGCCCGGGTGCGCCGCTGGCTGCACGACGGCTCGTTCGACGTCATCCACATCCACGA
The nucleotide sequence above comes from Streptomyces sp. TS71-3. Encoded proteins:
- the pgsA gene encoding phosphatidylinositol phosphate synthase — encoded protein: MLNKYARAFFTRVLTPFAAFLIRRGVSPDAVTLIGTAGVVAGALAFFPRGEFFWGTVVITLFVFSDLVDGNMARQLGRSSPWGAFLDSTLDRVADGAVFSGLALWYAGRGDNDILCAVTLFCLVSGQVVSYTKARGESIGLPVAVNGLVERAERLVITLVLTGLAGFHKFGVPGIQVLLPIALWAVAVGSLVTLVQRVVTVRREAAEAEAGAPAQSSSGAAS
- a CDS encoding phosphatidylinositol mannoside acyltransferase; protein product: MRGPGGRRLAERTGERLSDALYGLGWGTVKKLPEPVAVRLGQTIADTVWKRRGTGVLQLERNLARVVPDAGPERLTALSRAGMRSYMRYWMESFRLPVWSEERISGGFAPKDVHHLMEALSAGRGVIIALPHLGNWDLAGAWVNTALRMPFTTVMERLKPESLYDRFVAYRVGLGMEVLPHTGGSAFGVLARRLRAGGMVCLVADRDLSASGTEVTFFGERTRMPPGPAILAQQTGAALLPVTLWFDRSPVMQGRVHPPIEVPDSGNRREKASVMTQALADVFAGGIAEHPEDWHMLQRLWLADLDPAKPPAEGARETT
- the thrS gene encoding threonine--tRNA ligase, with translation MSDVRVIIQRVSEREERVVTPGTTAADLFSGERTVVAARVGGELKDLAYQVQDGEQVEPVEISSQDGLNILRHSTAHVMAQAVQELFPEAKLGIGPPIRDGFYYDFDMPEPFTPEDLKRVEKKMQEIQKRGQRFARRVTTDEAAREELADEPYKLELIGLKGNAAQAAEGADAEVGGGELTIYDNLDAKTGELCWKDLCRGPHLPTTRAIPAFKLMRSAAAYWRGSEKNPQLQRIYGTAWPSKDELKAHLDFLAEAERRDHRKLGNELDLFSFPEELGPGLAVFHPKGGIVRREMETYSRRRHEDADYQFVNTPHISKERLFEISGHLPSYAEAMFPPLQFDEQNYRLKAMNCPMHNLVYKARGRSYRELPLRLFEFGTVYRYEKSGVVHGLTRSRGFTQDDSHIYCTKEQMPQELDSLLTFVLDLLRDYGLHDFELELSTRDPESDKFIGEDAEWEEATETLRQAAEKQGLPLVPDPGGAAYYGPKISVQARDAIGRSWQMSTIQVDFQQPKRFGLEYTAADGSKQQPVMIHRALFGSIERFFAVLLEHYAGAFPAWLAPVQAVGIPVGDSHVPYLEEFARKARDRGLRVDVDSSADRMQKKIRNAQKGKIPFMVIVGDDDMNAGTVSFRYRDGSQENGIPVDEALAKIAKVVEERAQV
- a CDS encoding HIT domain-containing protein: MLHSMTSEPEQQIGVGTPDAFQRLWTPHRMAYIQGENKPTGPEAGDGCPFCSIPAKSDEDGLIIRRGEQVYAVLNLYPYNGGHLMVVPFRHVADYTDLTVEETAELAELTKQAMTALRTASGAHGFNIGMNQGAVAGAGIAAHLHQHVVPRWGGDTNFMPVVGHTKVLPQLLADTRAMLAAAWPSI
- a CDS encoding elongation factor G-like protein EF-G2, with product MGDKANTQAGAAGRAATAGHPASVRNVVMVGHSGSGKTTLVEALALTAGAVNRAGRVEDGGTLSDYDEIEHRQQRSVQLSVIPLEWGDYKINLLDTPGYADFVGELRAGLRAADAALFVVSAAEGAEGIMGAPRAVWEECAAVGMPRAIVITHLEAARSDFEEMTRVCAEAFGADDPDAVLPLYLPLHGAPGPDGHAPVTGLTGLLSQRLYDYASGTREEHEPDEERLPLITEARNRLIEGIISESEDETLMDRYLGGAEIAVPTLVADLEKAVARGVFHPVLAAAPPPAGSRTGLGTVEVLELITGGFPSPLEHEVPAVTTPQGGSGPTPSCDPEGPLIAEVVKTASDPYVGRVSLVRVFSGTLRPDQMVHVSGHGMADHGTDERDLHEADERLGALSSPFGKQQRPLAQCVAGDLACISKLSHAETGDTLSGRDVPLLMEPWDMPDPLLPLAIEAHSKADDDKLSQGLARLVAEDPTMRLEQNQDTHQLVLWCLGEAHADVALERLRSRYGVQVDLVPHKVSLRETFAAKAAGRGRHVKQSGGHGQFAICEIEVEPLPEGSGIEFVDKVVGGAVPRQFIPSVEKGVRAQAAKGVATGHPLVDVRVTLLDGKSHSVDSSDAAFQTAGALALREAAAGARIHLLEPVAEVRVLVGDSYVGSVMSDLSGRRGRVVGTEQTPGGRTLIRAEVPEIEIGRYAVDLRSVSHGTAQFGRSYARHEPMPSGIAERIRDQAEAFA